In Gloeocapsa sp. PCC 73106, a single genomic region encodes these proteins:
- a CDS encoding TldD/PmbA family protein: MSNCEPEQILELAQKSGASEAEVYQVSAQSQPVYFEGNRLKQVETSESFGYALRLWKEGRPGLAVAYGKVDAEILIEKALALSKLNPPETPELVTQRREIHPPQGKLIPCETLVNMGREAIALLRQKYPETICVAELESELETTTLVNSKGLYCQYSTIENSCLLGIEWIRGEDFLAIYDGEEKEQELDLFEIIDKISRRLEWAKTNVEPYSGKQPVLFTPDAGGLLWGSVSAALNSKRVLEKSSPWSEKLGEIVVSPMLTFAQLVHGVTCPFDDEGTPTQDLALIEKGILKGFYSDRTRAKALNQDSTGNGFRPSLGHYPTPELVNLSLEPGSAGFSDLIAQIEDGIIVDQILGGGPDISGDFSINLDLGYRVHRGEIIGRVKDTMVAGNVYDVLKQVIALGNDINPDDFYRTPSVLVEGLSVVS; encoded by the coding sequence ATGAGTAACTGTGAACCAGAACAAATACTGGAATTGGCGCAAAAATCCGGAGCGAGTGAAGCTGAAGTATATCAGGTGAGTGCTCAGTCTCAACCGGTATATTTTGAGGGAAATCGCCTGAAACAGGTGGAAACATCAGAATCTTTCGGTTACGCTTTGCGTTTGTGGAAAGAGGGACGTCCCGGTTTAGCGGTGGCTTATGGTAAGGTAGATGCGGAAATTTTAATAGAAAAAGCTTTAGCTTTGTCTAAACTCAATCCACCAGAAACTCCCGAATTAGTGACACAGAGACGAGAAATCCATCCCCCTCAGGGAAAGTTGATACCCTGTGAAACTCTGGTGAATATGGGTAGGGAGGCGATCGCTCTACTGAGACAGAAATATCCTGAAACTATCTGCGTTGCCGAATTAGAATCAGAATTAGAAACCACCACCCTAGTTAATTCGAAGGGTTTATACTGCCAGTACAGCACGATTGAAAACAGTTGCCTGTTGGGGATAGAGTGGATTAGGGGTGAGGATTTTTTAGCTATTTACGACGGGGAAGAAAAAGAACAAGAACTAGATTTATTTGAGATTATAGATAAGATTAGTCGGCGTTTAGAATGGGCGAAGACTAATGTAGAACCTTATTCGGGGAAACAACCCGTTTTATTTACTCCCGACGCAGGCGGTTTACTCTGGGGAAGCGTCAGCGCGGCTTTAAATAGTAAAAGAGTGTTAGAGAAATCTTCTCCCTGGAGTGAGAAACTCGGAGAAATAGTAGTTAGTCCGATGTTAACTTTTGCTCAACTTGTCCATGGTGTAACTTGTCCCTTCGACGATGAGGGGACCCCCACTCAAGACTTAGCTTTAATTGAAAAAGGAATACTCAAAGGATTCTATAGCGATCGCACTCGGGCTAAAGCCTTAAATCAGGATAGCACCGGTAATGGTTTTCGTCCTAGTCTCGGTCATTATCCCACTCCAGAGTTAGTTAATCTGAGTTTAGAACCTGGAAGTGCCGGTTTTTCTGATTTAATCGCACAAATAGAAGACGGTATTATCGTTGATCAAATTCTCGGGGGTGGTCCCGATATTTCTGGGGACTTTTCTATTAATCTAGATTTAGGCTATCGTGTACACCGAGGAGAAATTATCGGTCGAGTCAAAGACACTATGGTAGCAGGTAACGTCTACGATGTTCTCAAACAGGTAATCGCCCTAGGTAACGATATTAACCCTGACGATTTCTATCGCACTCCATCTGTACTGGTCGAAGGCTTATCGGTAGTTAGTTAG